Genomic segment of bacterium:
CTGCTTCTATCCAGGGCTTGTATCAAGCTAAGGGAAGAAAGGAATATGAAAAAATTACTGTCCCCGCGATAAACATTCGAGGTTTAACCTACGATGTGTCTAAAGCCCTATTTAGAGCAGCTTTTGAAAATAAAGCTTCGGCTTTTATCTTTGAAATAGCTCGTTCTGAAATGCAGTATACTCATCAAAAAGCTTCTGAATACACCGGTGTCATATTAGGAGCAGCCATTAAAGAAAGATATAAAGGTCCTGTATTTATTCAAGGTGACCACTTTCAAGTTATTGCTCGTAAATTTAAAGAAGATAAGGATAAAGAAGTAAATTTTGTTAAATTTTTAATTGAAAAAGCTATTGAAGCTGGTTTTTATAATATCGATATCGATACTTCTACTTTAGTCGATTTAAACAAAGACACCATTTCCGAACAACAAAGGTTAAATTACGAGATGGCCGCGCTTCTTACTCAATTTATTAGGAAAAATGAGCCAGATAATATTACTATCTCTATTGGAGGTGAAATTGGTGAAGTAGGTGGCCATAATTCTACTGAAGAAGAACTTCGAGCTTACTTAGAAGGATATAGAAAAAATATATCTAATGAGATGGAAGGAATAAGCAAAGTCTCTATTCAAACTGGCACTACCCATGGAGGCGTTCCTCTTCCTGATGGAACTATAGCTGAGGTAAGGTTAGATTTTGAAACCTTAAGAAGATTATCTAAGGTAGCCGTCGATGAATATAATTTAGCTGGTGCTGTTCAACATGGAGCTTCTACTCTTCCTTCAGATGCTTTTTACCGTTTTCCGGAAACCGACACGGCTGAGGTTCATTTAGCTACAGAGTTTCAAAATATGATCTACGATAGTGAGTATTTTCCTTCAGATTTAAGAGATGAAATTTATGAATATTTAAAAAATAATTGTGCTGATGAATGGAAGAATGGCTTGACCAAAGAACAATTTATCTATAAAGCTAGAAAAAAAGGTTTTGGTCCTTTTAAAGAAAAACTTTGGAATTTATCTTCAGAAGCACGAGAAAAGATTTGCCAAAGCCTGGAAGATAAATTTAGCTTTTTACTTAAAAAGCTAAATGCTACTAATACTACTGATTTTGTTAATAAATATGTCCAGTCGGTGCATGCATTAAAAGAAATTCCTTATTCTTTGATGCAGGAAGTTAGTTAATAGCCTCAAATTTTGGCGGGATGGCAGAGTGGATTAATGCGGCGGTCTTGAAAACCGTTGACGGGGTAACTCGTCCGTGGGTTCAAATCCTACTCCCGCCGCCAGAAGAAGTAAGTAGATGATACCTGCTACTTCTTACTTAATACTTAATTTTTGGAGAGGTGCCGGAGCGGCTGAACGGGGCTGCCTGCTAAGCAGTTGTAGGAGGTTGACTCCTACCGAGAGTTCGAATCTCTCCCTCTCCGCCAATTGTAAAACTGTGGGGAATTCAGTCCGCCCCACTGTTCAGCAGCAATTCTAATTATGACTCGCTAATAATGGTTAGGCAAAGTAACAATCTTGAACAGTGGGTTAAGTGCACTCCGCGCCATATTATTGATTTTATTGTGGCGGCGGTTGACCCGAAGAAAGACGAAACGATTCGTGATCCTGCTTACGGAACGGCTGGATTTTTGATTTCCGCTTATAAACATATTTTCAAACAACATGGAATCCCCCTTAATCCCCCTTTGATAAAGGGGGAAAGTAGCAAAGCCACAGGGGGATTTAAATCGCTTACTTGTTTATTTATTCCTTACCTGATTGGAGTGATAAGTATCTTG
This window contains:
- a CDS encoding class II fructose-bisphosphate aldolase, which encodes MIYKLYQNVKDLITSTGDIIKISKDGVLIILNKQVFQKDLIDRLVYNLVFNHDQDVVDSIYWIIWEAANILGINSASIQGLYQAKGRKEYEKITVPAINIRGLTYDVSKALFRAAFENKASAFIFEIARSEMQYTHQKASEYTGVILGAAIKERYKGPVFIQGDHFQVIARKFKEDKDKEVNFVKFLIEKAIEAGFYNIDIDTSTLVDLNKDTISEQQRLNYEMAALLTQFIRKNEPDNITISIGGEIGEVGGHNSTEEELRAYLEGYRKNISNEMEGISKVSIQTGTTHGGVPLPDGTIAEVRLDFETLRRLSKVAVDEYNLAGAVQHGASTLPSDAFYRFPETDTAEVHLATEFQNMIYDSEYFPSDLRDEIYEYLKNNCADEWKNGLTKEQFIYKARKKGFGPFKEKLWNLSSEAREKICQSLEDKFSFLLKKLNATNTTDFVNKYVQSVHALKEIPYSLMQEVS
- a CDS encoding SAM-dependent methyltransferase: MVRQSNNLEQWVKCTPRHIIDFIVAAVDPKKDETIRDPAYGTAGFLISAYKHIFKQHGIPLNPPLIKGESSKATGGFKSLTCLFIPYLIGVISIL